The Terriglobia bacterium genome contains a region encoding:
- a CDS encoding DUF6788 family protein, giving the protein MSDPELQLEKQRADLLKRIGSVGDLRRGSITATSGKCGKSTCHCAKVGSIGHGPNFRLTRKVQGKTVTETFASPAALRKAQLEVEEFHHFQSLCEQVVEVSEQLCAVRPIESSLSPQEKKRRKRFNGKSSGK; this is encoded by the coding sequence ATGTCTGATCCTGAACTCCAGTTGGAAAAGCAGCGGGCCGATCTGTTGAAGCGAATTGGCTCAGTCGGAGATCTGCGGCGAGGTTCGATCACCGCGACTTCCGGAAAGTGCGGAAAATCAACTTGCCATTGTGCCAAAGTCGGAAGCATCGGCCATGGGCCGAACTTCCGGCTGACGCGGAAGGTGCAGGGCAAGACGGTAACCGAGACGTTCGCCTCACCGGCGGCGTTGCGAAAGGCACAACTTGAAGTGGAAGAGTTTCATCATTTTCAGAGTCTCTGCGAACAGGTGGTTGAGGTAAGCGAACAACTCTGCGCCGTACGCCCGATTGAGAGTTCGTTATCGCCGCAGGAAAAAAAACGGCGGAAGCGCTTCAACGGGAAGTCGAGCGGGAAGTAA